In Catenulispora sp. GP43, the following are encoded in one genomic region:
- a CDS encoding metallophosphoesterase has translation MSSEFYGPASWEGQAKRYGPVDRVAVLSDVHANVPALRAVLAEPEVAAASLVVFNGDLTWGVDPDGTVAIVKALGPRAVCVRGNSERYVRQITTGAHTPANPRQQWVPAQHGTGALAFVGSFPFSVVVDVRGLGPVRFCHGSPRSDHEAVTPGTSEQRFAEMTAGIEEDVLVTGHTHLQFDRFVGTRRSVNPGSVGLPYHRGEPGVAHWALLGPDVQLRTTRYDVRESVAASVAAGDPGHARIAELLLTPPTPEEIIAEAEQLVLVD, from the coding sequence ATGTCCTCTGAGTTCTACGGTCCCGCGTCGTGGGAAGGCCAGGCCAAGCGTTATGGGCCGGTGGACCGGGTCGCGGTACTGTCCGACGTGCACGCCAACGTCCCGGCGCTGCGGGCCGTGCTCGCCGAGCCCGAGGTCGCCGCCGCCTCGCTGGTGGTCTTCAACGGCGACCTGACCTGGGGTGTCGACCCCGACGGGACGGTCGCCATCGTCAAGGCCCTGGGTCCGCGCGCGGTGTGCGTGCGCGGCAACAGCGAGCGCTACGTCCGGCAGATCACCACCGGCGCCCACACCCCGGCCAACCCGCGCCAGCAGTGGGTCCCGGCCCAGCACGGCACCGGGGCGCTGGCCTTCGTCGGCTCCTTCCCGTTCAGCGTGGTCGTGGACGTACGGGGCCTGGGCCCGGTCCGCTTCTGCCACGGCTCCCCGCGCAGCGACCACGAGGCGGTCACGCCCGGCACCTCCGAGCAGCGCTTCGCCGAGATGACCGCCGGCATCGAGGAGGACGTCCTGGTGACCGGCCACACCCACCTGCAGTTCGACCGCTTCGTGGGCACCCGGCGCAGCGTCAACCCCGGCAGCGTCGGGCTGCCGTACCACCGCGGCGAGCCCGGGGTGGCGCACTGGGCCCTGCTCGGGCCGGACGTGCAGCTCCGGACCACCCGCTACGACGTGCGCGAATCGGTGGCCGCCAGCGTGGCGGCCGGCGACCCCGGGCACGCCCGGATCGCCGAGCTGCTGCTCACGCCGCCGACGCCGGAGGAGATCATCGCCGAGGCCGAGCAGCTGGTGCTGGTCGACTGA
- a CDS encoding HAD family hydrolase: MEPTSPPAYTAVVIDFFGTLTESTPDEVWTQAAAASAAPLGLPAAQWRETLSASFVERATGALGDLAETFRALARRCGVEPTEAALAAACEARVEAQNALFVFRDDVPAALRALKARGYRLGLLSDCTPEVPVAWPGFAVAESFDTAVFSCDEGLKKPNPAFFRLVADRLGVSPAQCVYVGDGGSRELSGAAAVGMTPLMLRAEDWHSNSAHDREDDWAGAEIASFTELISVLDDAGHGPGPSPSHAPGLSARSLLAHHQDRD, translated from the coding sequence ATGGAGCCCACTTCGCCTCCCGCCTACACCGCGGTCGTCATCGACTTCTTCGGCACGCTCACCGAAAGCACCCCCGACGAGGTCTGGACCCAAGCCGCCGCGGCCAGCGCGGCGCCCCTGGGCCTGCCGGCCGCCCAGTGGCGGGAGACGCTGAGCGCGAGCTTCGTCGAACGCGCCACCGGCGCCCTGGGCGACCTGGCGGAGACCTTCCGGGCCCTGGCCCGCCGCTGCGGCGTCGAGCCCACCGAGGCGGCCCTGGCGGCCGCCTGCGAGGCACGGGTCGAGGCCCAGAACGCCCTGTTCGTCTTCCGCGACGACGTCCCCGCCGCGCTGCGCGCCCTCAAAGCCCGCGGCTACCGCCTGGGCCTGCTCAGCGACTGCACCCCCGAGGTGCCCGTCGCCTGGCCCGGCTTCGCCGTCGCCGAGTCCTTCGACACCGCCGTCTTCTCCTGCGACGAGGGCCTGAAGAAGCCGAACCCCGCCTTCTTCCGGCTCGTCGCCGACCGCCTCGGGGTGTCCCCGGCCCAGTGCGTGTACGTCGGCGACGGCGGTTCGCGCGAGCTCAGCGGGGCGGCCGCGGTCGGGATGACGCCGCTGATGTTGCGCGCCGAGGACTGGCACAGCAACAGCGCGCACGACCGCGAGGACGACTGGGCCGGTGCGGAGATCGCGTCCTTCACCGAGCTGATCAGCGTGCTCGACGATGCCGGTCACGGTCCGGGTCCCAGTCCGAGTCACGCTCCGGGTCTCAGTGCTCGGTCACTTCTCGCCCACCATCAGGACCGCGATTAG
- a CDS encoding NUDIX domain-containing protein, with product MEIRDEPEKWPVLASEEKFRGHVISIRTDTVKMVDGQVAERDYVVHPGAVGVVALDEADRVLLVRQYRHPVGWRLWELPAGLLDHPGENPLEAAKRELYEEAHQQADDWRVLVDLFTTPGGSDEAIRVYLARGVREADGEQYAREHEEADMSTVWADRSEVTKLILAGELHNPLAVAGVLALTTAITTNALDDLRPADAQWRQRPFLP from the coding sequence ATGGAGATCCGCGACGAACCCGAGAAGTGGCCGGTGCTGGCCTCGGAGGAGAAGTTCCGCGGGCATGTGATCTCCATCCGCACCGACACCGTGAAGATGGTCGACGGCCAGGTCGCCGAGCGCGACTACGTCGTGCACCCCGGTGCGGTCGGCGTGGTAGCCCTGGACGAGGCCGACCGCGTGCTGCTGGTCCGCCAGTACCGGCACCCGGTCGGCTGGCGCCTGTGGGAGCTGCCTGCGGGCCTGCTGGACCATCCCGGGGAGAACCCGCTGGAGGCCGCCAAGCGCGAGCTCTACGAGGAGGCGCACCAGCAGGCCGACGACTGGCGGGTCCTGGTCGACCTGTTCACCACCCCAGGCGGCTCCGACGAGGCGATCCGCGTCTATCTCGCGCGCGGTGTCCGTGAGGCCGACGGCGAGCAGTACGCCCGGGAGCACGAGGAGGCGGACATGTCTACGGTGTGGGCCGACCGCTCCGAGGTGACCAAGCTGATCCTGGCCGGGGAGCTGCACAACCCGCTCGCCGTGGCCGGGGTGCTGGCGCTGACCACCGCGATCACCACGAACGCGCTGGACGACCTGCGGCCGGCCGACGCGCAGTGGCGGCAGCGGCCCTTCCTGCCGTAG
- a CDS encoding CTP synthase codes for MAHQTKHLFVTGGVASSLGKGLTASSLGALLKARGLRVTMQKLDPYLNVDPGTMNPFQHGEVFVTDDGAETDLDVGHYERFLDTDLHGSANVTTGQVYSAVIAKERRGEYLGDTVQVIPHITNEIKSRIRRMGGEDVDIVITEVGGTVGDIESLPFLEAARQLRHEVGRDNVFFLHVSLVPYIGPSGEMKTKPTQHSVASLRSIGIQPDAIVCRADRPISQVIKRKISLMCDVDEEAVAAAVDAPSIYDIPKVLHTEGLDAYVVRRLNLPFRDVDWTQWDDLLRRVHEPDHDLTVALVGKYIDLPDAYLSVSEALRAGGFANSARVNIRWVPSDECATDEGAAKHLTGVDAICVPGGFGVRGIEGKVNTVKYARENKIPLLGLCLGLQCIVIEGARNLAGIAAANSSEFDEATPDPVISTMADQRDIVAGQGDLGGTMRLGLYPAKLAEGSVVRDLYDGAPYIEERHRHRYEVNNAYRPRLEEAGLVFSGTSPDGRLVEFVELPRETHPFLVGTQAHPELRSRPTRPHPLFAGLIAAAVERSKGAAAGAAATAAATAAGEALAETAAGA; via the coding sequence TTGGCACATCAGACGAAACACCTGTTCGTAACCGGGGGCGTCGCCTCCTCCCTCGGCAAGGGCCTCACCGCCTCCTCGCTGGGTGCCCTGCTCAAGGCCCGAGGTCTGCGGGTCACGATGCAGAAGCTCGACCCCTACCTCAACGTCGACCCCGGGACGATGAACCCGTTCCAGCACGGCGAGGTGTTCGTCACCGACGACGGTGCCGAGACCGACCTGGACGTCGGCCACTACGAGCGTTTCCTGGACACCGACCTGCACGGCTCGGCGAACGTCACCACCGGCCAGGTGTACTCCGCGGTGATCGCCAAGGAGCGGCGCGGGGAGTACCTCGGCGACACCGTGCAGGTGATCCCGCACATCACCAACGAGATCAAGTCCCGGATCCGGCGCATGGGCGGCGAGGACGTGGACATCGTGATCACCGAGGTCGGCGGGACCGTCGGGGACATCGAGTCGCTGCCGTTCCTGGAGGCCGCGCGCCAGCTGCGGCACGAGGTCGGCCGGGACAACGTGTTCTTCCTGCACGTCTCCCTGGTGCCCTACATCGGCCCGTCGGGGGAGATGAAGACCAAGCCGACCCAGCACTCGGTGGCCTCGCTGCGCAGCATCGGCATCCAGCCGGACGCCATCGTGTGCCGCGCCGACCGGCCGATCAGCCAGGTCATCAAGCGCAAGATCTCGCTGATGTGCGACGTGGACGAGGAGGCCGTGGCCGCGGCCGTGGACGCCCCGTCCATCTACGACATCCCCAAGGTCCTGCACACCGAGGGCCTGGACGCCTACGTGGTGCGGCGGCTGAACCTGCCGTTCCGGGACGTGGACTGGACGCAGTGGGACGACCTGCTGCGCCGGGTGCACGAGCCGGACCACGACCTCACCGTCGCCCTGGTCGGCAAGTACATCGACCTGCCGGACGCCTACCTGTCGGTGAGCGAGGCGCTGCGGGCCGGCGGCTTCGCCAACTCCGCGCGGGTGAACATCCGCTGGGTCCCCTCCGACGAGTGCGCGACCGACGAGGGCGCGGCCAAGCACCTGACCGGCGTGGACGCGATCTGCGTCCCCGGCGGCTTCGGCGTGCGCGGCATCGAGGGCAAGGTGAACACGGTCAAGTACGCCCGCGAGAACAAGATCCCGCTGCTGGGCCTGTGCCTGGGCCTGCAGTGCATCGTGATCGAGGGCGCCCGCAACCTGGCCGGCATCGCCGCCGCCAACTCCTCGGAGTTCGACGAGGCCACCCCGGACCCGGTGATCTCCACCATGGCCGACCAGCGCGACATCGTGGCCGGCCAGGGCGACCTGGGCGGCACCATGCGCCTGGGCCTGTACCCGGCCAAGCTGGCCGAGGGCAGCGTCGTGCGCGACCTGTACGACGGCGCCCCGTACATCGAGGAGCGCCACCGCCACCGCTACGAGGTGAACAACGCCTACCGGCCGCGCCTGGAGGAGGCCGGCCTGGTCTTCTCCGGCACCTCCCCGGACGGCCGCCTGGTGGAGTTCGTCGAGCTCCCGCGCGAGACGCACCCCTTCCTGGTCGGTACGCAGGCGCACCCCGAGCTGCGCTCGCGCCCGACCCGCCCGCATCCGCTGTTCGCCGGCCTGATCGCCGCCGCGGTGGAGCGTTCGAAGGGCGCGGCGGCCGGCGCGGCGGCGACCGCTGCCGCGACCGCCGCCGGTGAGGCGCTGGCGGAGACGGCCGCGGGGGCCTGA
- a CDS encoding glycosyltransferase family 4 protein — MTQLPLTQPPLMTESPLRILLVRPESTGGIGVHVDTLTRALREVGHDVRTLVATGTGAIPAIRHAARQARVDVVHAHGLRAGAAACLATRKRTVVTLHNAPANRAGEMLMRLIAQRADAVLAASHDLVEAVAGNGAKDARFGPVVAPALPAPTVSAPEVRTALRSELGLAGDDDRRLVLAVGRLAPQKDYATLLKALIILKDRLGPAGVPPVAIAGEGRGRSALQAVIDGHDLPVALLGHRSDIADLLRAADVFVMCSTWEARPLALQEALRAGVPHVIATDVGGVAEVTAGHLPLIGPGDPEALARALAEACDGSAPAGGAPDWDALWPGPEEELAAVLAAYSA; from the coding sequence ATGACCCAGCTCCCCCTGACCCAGCCGCCGCTGATGACCGAGTCCCCGCTACGGATCCTGCTGGTCCGCCCCGAGAGCACCGGCGGCATCGGCGTGCACGTCGACACCCTCACCAGGGCCCTGCGCGAGGTCGGCCACGACGTCCGCACCCTGGTCGCCACCGGGACCGGGGCCATACCGGCGATCCGCCACGCCGCCCGCCAGGCCCGGGTGGACGTCGTGCACGCCCACGGCCTGCGCGCCGGCGCCGCGGCGTGCCTGGCGACCCGCAAGCGCACCGTGGTGACCCTGCACAACGCGCCCGCGAACCGCGCCGGCGAAATGCTGATGCGGCTGATCGCCCAGCGCGCCGACGCGGTCCTGGCAGCCTCCCACGACCTGGTCGAGGCGGTCGCCGGGAACGGCGCGAAGGACGCGCGCTTCGGGCCGGTCGTGGCCCCGGCCCTGCCCGCGCCGACAGTTTCCGCACCGGAGGTGCGAACGGCGCTCAGAAGCGAACTCGGCCTGGCCGGGGACGACGACCGCCGCCTGGTGCTGGCCGTCGGCCGCCTCGCCCCGCAGAAGGACTACGCCACCCTTCTCAAGGCCTTGATCATCCTGAAGGACCGTCTCGGGCCGGCCGGCGTCCCGCCGGTCGCCATCGCCGGCGAGGGCCGCGGGCGCTCCGCGCTCCAGGCCGTCATCGACGGCCACGACCTCCCGGTGGCCCTGCTCGGCCACCGCTCCGACATCGCCGATCTGCTGCGCGCCGCCGACGTGTTCGTGATGTGCAGCACCTGGGAGGCCCGGCCGCTGGCGCTGCAGGAGGCGCTGCGGGCCGGCGTGCCGCACGTGATCGCCACCGACGTCGGCGGCGTGGCCGAGGTCACCGCGGGCCACCTGCCGCTGATCGGGCCCGGCGACCCCGAGGCGCTGGCGCGGGCGCTCGCCGAGGCCTGCGACGGGTCCGCGCCGGCGGGCGGCGCGCCGGACTGGGACGCGCTGTGGCCGGGGCCGGAAGAGGAACTGGCCGCGGTGCTCGCCGCGTATTCGGCATGA
- the murJ gene encoding murein biosynthesis integral membrane protein MurJ translates to MAEVRIEHLSAEAQAEAEAEAEAVEPKSGAPATVPQQHGTATGAPSTRRPRRASTHRASTLLGAAVLIAIATVASRVVGFGRWLVFSHTVGAGSLADAYNSANQLPNIVFEITAGGALAGVAVPLLAGPLTGGGDGPADRARASRIVSALLTWTLAILIPLSATGVALAGPMGQILGSGHGPDYTAQISRFLIFFLPQIPLYGAAVVLGATLQADRRFLAPALAPLLSSLVVIASYTVFAFLDRGRGAHLRDLHKAPELVLALGTSAGVLILVLSLLPAVRRAKLALRPTFRFPEGVARRARSLGVAGVATLIAQQLAVLTIVLLSNAGHASTGTLTVFNLVWAVYSLPYAVLAVPVATSAFTDLSAKWAAGDRHGYAHGVAATTQAVLIFSAAGASVLAAAAWPTARLFLTARHGTGGSVTVEMMGQGLTAFAPGLIGYGLLAHLSRALYAAGRGRAAATAVCAGWFTVLAADLTLVWLLPGQNAVIALGLGNTLGMAVAGAALLTAVRRGHSRDALVGVGRAGVVAALAAAVAAPVGMVFAGLFGATGPVRAMLIGGATALLTVGLFVLTAIVAAKRLLPDTECGKWLRATVDNRRRRPAR, encoded by the coding sequence ATGGCCGAGGTCCGGATCGAGCACCTGTCGGCGGAGGCGCAGGCCGAGGCCGAGGCCGAGGCCGAGGCCGTCGAGCCGAAGTCCGGCGCCCCGGCCACGGTGCCCCAGCAGCACGGCACCGCGACCGGCGCACCGAGTACCCGCCGCCCCCGCCGCGCCTCCACCCACCGCGCCTCCACCCTCCTCGGCGCCGCCGTCCTCATCGCCATAGCGACCGTCGCCTCCCGCGTCGTCGGCTTCGGCCGCTGGCTCGTCTTCTCCCACACCGTCGGCGCCGGCTCCCTGGCCGACGCCTACAACTCCGCGAACCAGCTCCCGAACATCGTCTTCGAGATCACCGCCGGCGGCGCCCTGGCCGGGGTCGCCGTCCCCCTGTTGGCCGGCCCGCTCACCGGCGGCGGCGACGGCCCGGCCGACCGGGCCCGGGCCTCGCGCATCGTCTCGGCGCTGCTGACCTGGACGCTCGCTATCCTGATCCCGCTGTCCGCGACCGGTGTCGCGCTGGCCGGGCCGATGGGCCAGATACTGGGTAGCGGACACGGCCCCGACTACACGGCCCAGATCAGCAGGTTCCTGATCTTCTTCCTGCCGCAGATCCCGCTCTACGGCGCCGCCGTCGTCCTGGGCGCGACCCTGCAAGCCGACCGCCGCTTCCTGGCCCCGGCGCTCGCGCCGCTGCTGTCCAGCCTGGTGGTCATCGCCTCCTACACCGTCTTCGCCTTCCTGGATCGCGGCCGCGGCGCGCACCTGCGCGATCTGCACAAGGCCCCCGAGCTAGTACTAGCGCTTGGCACATCCGCCGGTGTCCTGATCCTGGTGCTGTCCCTGCTGCCGGCCGTTCGGCGGGCCAAGCTCGCGCTGCGCCCGACGTTCCGCTTCCCCGAAGGCGTCGCGCGCAGGGCCCGCTCGCTGGGCGTCGCCGGCGTCGCGACCCTGATCGCCCAGCAGCTCGCGGTGCTGACCATCGTGCTGCTGTCCAACGCCGGGCACGCCTCGACCGGCACCCTCACCGTCTTCAACCTGGTCTGGGCCGTCTACTCGCTGCCGTACGCGGTGCTCGCCGTTCCGGTCGCGACCAGCGCTTTCACCGATCTGTCCGCCAAGTGGGCGGCTGGGGACCGGCACGGCTACGCGCACGGCGTGGCGGCCACCACCCAGGCCGTGCTGATCTTCTCCGCGGCCGGCGCCTCGGTGCTGGCCGCCGCCGCGTGGCCGACCGCCCGGCTGTTCCTCACCGCGCGCCACGGCACCGGCGGCAGCGTCACCGTCGAGATGATGGGCCAGGGCCTGACCGCCTTCGCCCCCGGCCTGATCGGCTACGGCCTGCTGGCCCACCTCAGCCGGGCCCTGTACGCCGCGGGCCGGGGCCGCGCCGCCGCGACGGCGGTGTGCGCGGGCTGGTTCACCGTCCTGGCCGCCGACCTCACCCTGGTCTGGCTGCTGCCCGGCCAGAACGCCGTCATCGCGCTCGGCCTGGGCAACACCCTGGGCATGGCGGTGGCCGGCGCCGCGCTGCTCACCGCCGTCCGCCGCGGCCACAGCCGCGACGCGCTGGTCGGCGTCGGCCGGGCCGGGGTGGTGGCGGCGCTCGCCGCGGCCGTGGCCGCGCCGGTCGGGATGGTCTTCGCCGGACTGTTCGGCGCCACCGGCCCGGTACGTGCGATGCTCATCGGTGGCGCGACCGCGCTGCTGACCGTCGGGCTGTTCGTCCTCACGGCGATCGTCGCCGCCAAACGGCTGCTTCCGGACACCGAATGCGGCAAGTGGCTGCGCGCCACGGTCGACAACAGAAGACGTAGGCCCGCCCGATGA
- a CDS encoding copper transporter, whose protein sequence is MIDFRYHVVSIVAVFLALTVGLVIGSSYLSKVAYDELNNQLSSLRGQNQTLHSTQNELNAQVRDRDSLIAALGPDAVAGKLTGHSVAVVMLPGADGSAGDAMADLLGKAGAEVTGEVSLKSALLDPGQAGKLSAAAAKLPAAERGGAQLPSPSSSASSAPPSPVIALADIAGAVVHRIPATPAGVGEQTITDQASQDVLTAYSNAGFLDVKSASASSADLVVVLAPPAPSSGSAANDAADTLYLGFLKDLTGGGRSLGAVLAGPASSAASPGLLAAALKDNWVSKNVSTADTADQPSGRIITVFALAEAAGGKTGHYGLTGTADGPLPDLH, encoded by the coding sequence GTGATCGACTTCCGGTACCACGTCGTCTCCATCGTCGCGGTCTTCCTGGCCCTGACCGTCGGCCTGGTCATCGGCTCCTCCTACCTGAGCAAGGTCGCCTACGACGAGCTGAACAACCAGCTGTCCTCGCTGCGCGGCCAGAACCAGACCCTGCACAGCACCCAGAACGAGCTCAACGCCCAGGTCCGGGACCGGGACAGCCTCATCGCCGCGCTCGGTCCGGACGCCGTGGCCGGCAAGCTCACCGGCCACTCGGTGGCCGTGGTGATGCTGCCCGGCGCCGACGGCTCGGCCGGCGACGCCATGGCCGATCTGCTGGGCAAGGCCGGTGCCGAGGTCACCGGCGAGGTGAGCCTGAAGTCGGCGCTGCTGGACCCGGGCCAGGCCGGCAAGCTGTCCGCGGCCGCCGCGAAGCTCCCGGCCGCCGAGCGCGGGGGAGCGCAGCTGCCGAGCCCGTCCTCGTCGGCGAGCTCCGCGCCCCCCTCCCCGGTCATCGCCCTGGCCGACATCGCCGGCGCGGTGGTGCACCGGATACCGGCCACCCCGGCCGGCGTCGGCGAGCAGACGATCACCGACCAGGCGTCCCAGGACGTGCTCACCGCGTACAGCAATGCGGGCTTCCTGGACGTGAAGTCGGCCAGCGCCAGCTCCGCGGACCTGGTGGTGGTCCTGGCCCCGCCGGCCCCCTCCTCCGGCTCGGCGGCCAACGACGCCGCCGACACCCTGTACCTGGGCTTCCTCAAGGACCTGACCGGCGGCGGCCGCTCCCTCGGCGCGGTCCTGGCCGGCCCGGCGTCCTCGGCGGCCTCCCCGGGCCTGCTCGCCGCGGCGCTGAAGGACAACTGGGTGTCGAAGAACGTGTCGACGGCCGACACCGCCGACCAGCCCTCCGGGCGCATCATCACGGTGTTCGCCCTGGCCGAGGCCGCCGGCGGCAAGACCGGGCACTACGGACTCACCGGGACGGCCGACGGGCCGCTGCCGGACCTGCACTGA
- a CDS encoding arylsulfatase, which produces MSQALSEYGPGQTFPGTIGRTTDESSPAWPRPVRAVPGAPNVLFIVLDDTGFGQLGCYGSPIATPNLDALAAGGLLYNNMHTTALCSPSRSCIVTGRNHHANGMAAITEAATGYPGYNGQIPFENGFLSEMLLQHGYSTYMVGKWHLVPSEHESAAGPYDRWPLGRGFERFYGFLGGDTSQWYPDLVYDNHQVEPPATPEEGYHLTADLTDKAISFIADLKQVAPDKPFYMHFCPGATHAPHHVPKEWADRYRGHFDDGWDAYRQKTFDRQKQLGVLPADAQLSRHDPDVPEWESLSPDARRLAARMMEVFAGFLSHTDHHIGRLLDFLKETGELDNTLIMVVSDNGASAEGGLTGTTNELQFFNNAPESLAESLARIDELGGPTTFNHYPWGWTWAGNTPFRRWKRETYRGGVSDPFLVHWPQRIRARGEIRTQFAHLIDMVPTVLDVLGLEPPATIHGVTQSSLHGVSFAHTFTDAAAATRHHTQYYEMLGHRAIDHKGWRAVCPWPGSSFAEAAQPFGTPITAEALDDLDAHHWELYHVDEDLTENTNLADDDHRAKLIEMIALWYVEAGKYGVLPIDGSVLHRMLVERPQVTEARTSYLFRPGTQVVPAAVAPRVLNRPHSVTAEVEIPSGGAQGVLLCQGTGSGGWALYVKDDRLHYVHNYVNRVMHSVKSDEPLSEGRHTLRFEFEPTGQPDIPHGKGSPGRAQLYIDSRLVGETDMPMTTPVAFNPGGMCCGANPGSAITFDYQAPFAFTGTLHSVTVDLSGDLIVDAPSEMRMHMARQ; this is translated from the coding sequence ATGTCACAGGCGTTGAGCGAGTACGGGCCCGGGCAGACGTTCCCAGGGACGATCGGGCGGACGACCGACGAGTCCAGCCCGGCGTGGCCGCGGCCGGTGAGGGCGGTCCCTGGGGCGCCGAACGTGCTGTTCATCGTCCTGGACGACACCGGATTCGGGCAGCTGGGCTGCTACGGCAGCCCGATCGCGACACCCAACCTGGACGCGTTGGCCGCAGGTGGGCTGCTGTACAACAACATGCACACCACAGCGCTGTGCTCGCCGTCCCGCTCGTGCATCGTCACCGGCCGCAACCACCACGCCAACGGCATGGCCGCCATCACCGAGGCCGCCACCGGGTACCCCGGCTACAACGGGCAGATCCCGTTCGAGAACGGGTTCCTGTCCGAGATGCTGCTTCAGCACGGCTACAGCACCTACATGGTGGGCAAGTGGCATCTGGTGCCCTCGGAGCACGAGTCGGCGGCCGGGCCGTACGACCGCTGGCCGCTGGGCCGTGGCTTCGAGCGCTTCTACGGCTTCCTGGGGGGCGACACCAGCCAGTGGTATCCCGACTTGGTTTACGACAACCACCAGGTCGAGCCGCCGGCGACGCCCGAGGAGGGCTACCACCTCACTGCCGACCTGACCGACAAGGCGATCTCGTTCATCGCCGACCTCAAGCAGGTGGCTCCGGACAAGCCGTTCTACATGCACTTCTGCCCAGGCGCCACGCACGCCCCGCACCACGTGCCCAAGGAGTGGGCCGACCGCTACCGGGGCCACTTCGACGACGGCTGGGACGCCTACCGCCAAAAGACCTTCGACCGGCAGAAGCAACTCGGAGTCTTGCCGGCGGATGCACAGCTGTCACGGCACGATCCCGACGTGCCCGAGTGGGAATCGCTGTCCCCGGACGCGCGGCGGCTCGCCGCCCGCATGATGGAGGTCTTCGCCGGATTCCTCAGCCACACCGACCACCACATCGGACGGCTGCTGGACTTCCTGAAGGAGACCGGCGAACTCGACAACACCCTGATCATGGTGGTGTCCGACAACGGCGCCAGCGCGGAGGGCGGGCTCACCGGCACCACCAACGAGCTCCAGTTCTTCAACAACGCCCCGGAGTCGTTGGCGGAGAGCCTGGCCCGGATCGACGAGCTCGGCGGTCCGACGACGTTCAACCACTACCCGTGGGGCTGGACGTGGGCGGGGAACACCCCGTTCCGGCGCTGGAAGCGTGAGACCTACCGCGGCGGCGTCAGCGATCCGTTCCTGGTCCACTGGCCCCAGCGGATCCGCGCGCGCGGTGAGATCCGCACACAGTTCGCTCACCTCATCGACATGGTCCCCACCGTGCTCGACGTGCTGGGGCTCGAACCGCCGGCGACGATCCACGGGGTCACCCAGTCGTCTTTGCATGGCGTCAGCTTCGCACACACGTTCACGGACGCCGCCGCGGCTACGCGCCACCACACCCAGTACTACGAGATGCTCGGCCACCGGGCCATCGATCACAAGGGATGGCGGGCCGTGTGCCCGTGGCCCGGGTCCTCGTTCGCGGAGGCGGCACAGCCGTTCGGCACTCCGATCACGGCGGAGGCCCTGGACGATCTGGACGCGCACCACTGGGAGCTGTACCACGTCGACGAGGACCTCACTGAGAACACGAACCTCGCTGACGACGACCACCGCGCCAAGCTCATCGAGATGATCGCGCTGTGGTACGTCGAGGCTGGCAAGTACGGCGTGCTGCCGATCGACGGTAGTGTCCTGCACCGGATGCTGGTCGAGCGCCCGCAGGTCACCGAGGCTCGGACCAGCTACTTGTTCCGCCCCGGTACCCAGGTGGTTCCCGCCGCCGTCGCGCCTCGGGTGCTCAACCGGCCGCACAGCGTGACCGCCGAGGTGGAGATCCCGTCCGGCGGCGCACAGGGCGTCCTGCTGTGCCAGGGCACCGGCTCCGGAGGCTGGGCCCTGTACGTCAAGGACGACCGCCTGCACTACGTCCACAACTACGTCAACCGCGTAATGCACTCCGTGAAGTCGGACGAGCCGCTGTCCGAGGGACGGCACACGCTCCGTTTCGAGTTCGAGCCCACCGGCCAGCCGGACATCCCGCACGGCAAGGGATCACCCGGCCGCGCGCAGTTGTACATCGACAGTCGGCTGGTGGGCGAGACGGACATGCCGATGACGACACCGGTCGCGTTCAACCCGGGCGGCATGTGCTGCGGCGCCAACCCGGGGTCGGCGATCACCTTCGACTACCAAGCGCCGTTCGCCTTCACCGGCACCCTGCACAGCGTCACCGTCGACCTGTCCGGCGACCTGATCGTCGACGCTCCCAGCGAGATGCGCATGCACATGGCACGCCAGTAG
- a CDS encoding three-helix bundle dimerization domain-containing protein — MPNRSTHMEQDAITALTARLQRIFADAAPQRVADLVEHAYHSFDGSRIRLFIPLLVEHAARDELNKAPDAEES; from the coding sequence ATGCCGAACCGGTCCACCCACATGGAGCAGGACGCGATCACCGCCCTGACGGCACGTCTGCAGCGGATCTTCGCCGACGCGGCACCCCAGCGGGTGGCGGACCTGGTGGAGCACGCCTATCACAGCTTCGACGGCAGCCGAATCCGTCTGTTCATCCCCCTCCTCGTCGAGCATGCGGCACGTGATGAGCTGAACAAGGCCCCGGATGCGGAAGAAAGCTGA